One genomic window of Deinococcus peraridilitoris DSM 19664 includes the following:
- a CDS encoding WecB/TagA/CpsF family glycosyltransferase, whose protein sequence is MNILQHRYILGMRVDATSYEDAAKRILTWAKAGEERRVAVANVHMTMETYDNVPFQSVVNSSDLVTPDGMPLIWGLKLLGVSDASRVYGPTLMLHVCEAAVREDIPIGLYGGTPESLHDFKAFLHHKFSGIRIACSIAPPFRPLTTEEDERHTREIVESGARILFVGIGCPKQEWWMYEHHDRLPLVMLGVGAAFDFYSGRVRQAPSILQKLGLEWLFRLLMEPKRLWKRYARHNPRFVVLFAIQLLKTKIHQHYLNRH, encoded by the coding sequence ATGAACATTTTGCAACACCGGTACATTTTGGGAATGCGCGTGGACGCGACAAGTTACGAGGACGCTGCGAAACGCATCCTAACGTGGGCGAAAGCGGGCGAGGAACGTCGTGTTGCCGTGGCAAACGTTCATATGACGATGGAGACGTATGACAACGTGCCCTTCCAAAGTGTCGTGAACAGTTCAGATCTTGTCACGCCAGACGGCATGCCGCTTATATGGGGTTTGAAGTTGCTGGGGGTGTCGGATGCTTCTCGCGTTTACGGGCCGACCCTAATGTTGCATGTCTGCGAGGCGGCAGTGCGTGAGGACATCCCCATTGGCCTGTACGGCGGCACGCCCGAAAGCCTGCACGACTTCAAAGCCTTCCTGCACCACAAGTTCTCTGGTATTCGGATAGCCTGCTCCATCGCTCCACCCTTTCGACCACTCACGACTGAAGAGGATGAAAGGCACACTCGCGAGATCGTAGAGTCCGGGGCACGCATTCTCTTTGTAGGCATCGGTTGCCCGAAACAGGAGTGGTGGATGTACGAGCACCATGACCGTTTGCCGCTGGTGATGTTGGGCGTGGGGGCGGCCTTTGACTTTTATTCAGGGCGGGTGCGGCAGGCACCTAGCATACTGCAGAAGCTGGGACTAGAATGGCTCTTTCGCCTGCTGATGGAACCAAAGCGTCTCTGGAAGCGCTATGCCCGTCATAATCCACGCTTTGTTGTCCTTTTCGCCATCCAACTTTTGAAGACTAAAATTCATCAGCACTATCTTAATAGGCACTAG